In the Gossypium raimondii isolate GPD5lz chromosome 9, ASM2569854v1, whole genome shotgun sequence genome, one interval contains:
- the LOC105800220 gene encoding uncharacterized protein LOC105800220, with translation MELLERRFATGEAETRKLRNSIKTARNALSESNSRLEQDNRNLGEKLATCEAEVRKSRDTMEACKNARTESISRLEHENGHLKEKLATCEVELRKSRDSMEAGKNSLTESISRLEHENGELKEKLASCEAELRELRDSMNASKNAMNESN, from the coding sequence ATGGAGCTCTTAGAGAGAAGGTTTGCCACCGGTGAAGCTGAGACAAGGAAGTTAAGGAATTCAATAAAGACGGCCAGAAATGCATTGTCTGAATCGAATTCAAGGCTAGAGCAAGATAATAGAAATCTAGGAGAGAAGCTTGCTACTTGTGAAGCTGAGGTGAGGAAGTCTAGGGATACTATGGAGGCATGCAAAAATGCACGGACTGAATCCATTTCAAGGCTAGAGCACGAAAATGGACACCTTAAAGAGAAGCTTGCTACCTGTGAAGTTGAGCTGAGGAAATCTAGGGATTCAATGGAGGCAGGCAAGAATTCATTGACTGAATCCATTTCAAGGCTAGAACACGAAAATGGTGAGCTTAAAGAGAAGCTTGCCAGTTGTGAAGCTGAGCTGAGGGAGTTGAGGGATTCAATGAATGCAAGCAAAAATGCAATGAATGAATCAAACTGA